The DNA segment AGATGGAGGCTCAGAGGCTCGATGCCGAGCACGGCTCGGCGAATCGGAATCGCGGGGATCTTATGGGCCGACCAGAGCCGAGTCGGACCGCCTACGACGAGATCGTCCTTGCCGATGAGACCGGAGAGTTCTGCTTGCGCCCATTCGAATCGAAGGCTTGGCAAGTTCGTTTTCGTGTATCGAGCCTGACTCGTCACTGGGAAGCTGTAGATGCAGCTAGCGAAGATCGCGCCCGCGACTAGCGCCCGAAGCATTGGGGCTCGATTGCCGCCAGCGTGGTACGCCCAACCGGTCGCCAAAGCGAATACCGTGAGTAAGGGAATGGCGAGCCGGCTGGCTGCGACGTCGTCGAGGTTTCCCCAGAAATAGAGCATGAGAATGCCGAAGTTCCCGATGGTGAACGCGCAAACGATCGCTGCGGGAACCAGCTCGTTGATATGCCTTCGCTGGGATTCGACAAGCTTACGTATCCCTAAATAGGATACGAATAAGAGGGAGAGAAAACCCAGGACGGATGCGAACGGCGAGCTGGCAAGCTGGCCAGCGGGAGAAATGAAGAACCGCCACGCCGCGGAAAGGTTCTGCGTCAAGTAGTCCAGCCCGAAGGTCGGCTCATCGGGATTCTGCAGGTTCCAGAAATCCGGGTTCGCCCGGATGTATTTGTTTTGCCAGGCGATGGGCAGCAGAAGGCATGGAAAGAGAATGGCGTATCGGGTGACGAAATAGGCGCGGCTTCGCCAGAATCGCCAAATGACGATCGCTCCGGCGGCGAACACGAACAGTGCGGATTCGTATCGAGTGTACGCGAGCAAGGCGGATGCGGAGAGCAGCGTGTTGAGGCTTGTCGGCTCTGGAGTCCTTGCGAATCGCATCCCCAGATGAATCAAGAGAGCGATGAGAAGCGCGTTGAGCAGATCGAACCCGCCACCGCTGGAGGAATGGACGAACAGTGGGTGAAACGCGATGAAGGCTGCGGCCATCGCTCCGGCCGCGTTGCTCCCCGTAGTCTTGGCCACGAGCGAGAACGCCGTGAACAGGAGCAGTGCGGTCAGGAAGAGATTCAGGTAGAAAGGATTATGCGGGTGGAACCCGACAACGTCATGAATAGTGGATACAAGGAAAGGGAAGAGAAAAGGACGCTTGTCCAGACTGCTGACGCTTGACGACTCTAGGTCGGCCGACGCTTCCCGCATGAGCGTATCCCGATGCTCGTGCATGCTGATAGCGACATTGGCGAGGTTTGGCTCGTCCATGGTCACCTTGAAGGAAGGCCCTTCCCTCAGAAACATCAGGCCAGCCATCGCCAGGCAGCTGCCTGCGAGAATCGCGGTTCTCCTCGTTGGAAGTCGTAAGCTCGGTTTTTCGCTCTGCCAAAAGTGGAAAGTGAAAATGCCGACGCAGGCCAGAGTGAACCAGTAGCCCGTCTCGGATAGCAGCAGCTCGCAGCGATCGGGACTGAAGAGAAGGAACCCGATCGTAGCGGCGAGAGCGGAACTGAGAGCGAGTGACGTGAGTCTCATTTCGGTGGTACCTGCGAGCTTAGGAGAAGGCGCTTATTCAGATGAGCGCATCTACTCGCTATCGGCTACGAGACACGTTGGTTGAGGCGAAAGCGGAAAACAAAAAAGCCACGCCTCGCGGCGTGGCTTTGTCGAAAGTTGTTACGATCGAAGGAGTTGACTACTGCTTCTGGCCTTCAGCCGTGTAGGTGCGGGTTCCACCAAGGTTGTGAGTGATCGAGAAGGTGGCTGTGTCGTCGAGAGTGTTGTCGTCGAAGGTGTAGTTCTTGCCGATCTGCTTGACGTAGTCATCAAGAGGAGCACCAACCACGCCTGTGCCTGGAGCGTAGGACAGGGTGACCGAGGTGTTTCCGGACTCGAGCATGTATTGCTGAGCGGCAGCTCCGATCTGACGTGCGTCATTGTCCATGGCGGAGTGGCGAGAGTCTTCACGGACCTTCTTGAACGCTGGGATAGCCATCGCAGCCAGGAGGCCGATGATGACGACGACGATCATGATTTCAACGAGAGTAAAACCCTTCTTAGATGTGTTCTTATGCATTATGATATGTTTCCTAGTTTTTGATGTTCTTTGGATTGGATATGGATACGAACATCCTGAGCTACGGCGCATTTCCACGGGCTCTTTAGCGCTTTGTACTAGGCCGCAGAAATTTTGGGTAAATGCTTGGCCCTTTACGCCGTTTTTAAAAGAAACTGTTTGAACAACTCACGCTTTCCAAATCGAGTAGAGTAATCGCACTAATGATCATGGGTAGGGTAATTGTATTCATTTTCTCGATTCACTCACTGCTATGGGTTCCGCCCGTGGCGGCTGAGCTTGTGACGGTGTATCTCGACAATGGCGACACCTTGTCTGGAGAGCTATTGCAGGCGAATGAAGAGTCCGTTTCGCTAGAGGTGGACTATCTCGGCGAGGTCTCGCTACCAGCGAATCGTCTGGTCAATCTTGAGGACTTGCTGATGGCCTCCGATTCGGAGACGGCAGCGGTCGCCGCTAGCGATGCCGGCGTTTCTCCCGCGACGGTGGAAGGGGATGGCATCGATGTGACGGACGAGTCGCTTTCGCTCGGGGACACTGGCCTGTGGAGCTGGACGCGCTTCTATTGGCAGGACTTTCTGGAGCGTTGGGAGAATCGCCTGCAGATCGGCTTAAACTCCGCCTCTGGGCGCAAGAATCAATCGAACTTCAACTATCGCTTGGACATGTTGCTGGATCGGGAATCCGACCAGTTGCGTTTCAATGCCGAGTACTACTATGGCAAGGCGAACGATTCGGTCATCAAAAACAACTTCGCTTCGAAGCTGCGGTGGCGAAAGGACATCGGGCCCGGCGTCTTCTACGAATCGCAGTCGATCTATTCGGCGGACGCGATCAAGCTGATCGATTCGAATCTCGAGCAGAAGCTCGGCTTGGGGACGCGTTTCATCGATCGCGACGATTCGACCTTGTCAGCGGGTTTCGGGGCTAGCGGTCGTTGGCGCGAATTTGAGAACAGTGAAGAGGAGGTGATCTACCTGGTGGACATTTTCCAGGACTGGGACTATCGGCTTTCCGAGCGCATACGTTTCACCCAGGATCTCCGATTCGCCATGCCCTTGGAGGAAGAGGACAACTACGA comes from the Pelagicoccus sp. SDUM812003 genome and includes:
- a CDS encoding glycosyltransferase family 39 protein — its product is MRLTSLALSSALAATIGFLLFSPDRCELLLSETGYWFTLACVGIFTFHFWQSEKPSLRLPTRRTAILAGSCLAMAGLMFLREGPSFKVTMDEPNLANVAISMHEHRDTLMREASADLESSSVSSLDKRPFLFPFLVSTIHDVVGFHPHNPFYLNLFLTALLLFTAFSLVAKTTGSNAAGAMAAAFIAFHPLFVHSSSGGGFDLLNALLIALLIHLGMRFARTPEPTSLNTLLSASALLAYTRYESALFVFAAGAIVIWRFWRSRAYFVTRYAILFPCLLLPIAWQNKYIRANPDFWNLQNPDEPTFGLDYLTQNLSAAWRFFISPAGQLASSPFASVLGFLSLLFVSYLGIRKLVESQRRHINELVPAAIVCAFTIGNFGILMLYFWGNLDDVAASRLAIPLLTVFALATGWAYHAGGNRAPMLRALVAGAIFASCIYSFPVTSQARYTKTNLPSLRFEWAQAELSGLIGKDDLVVGGPTRLWSAHKIPAIPIRRAVLGIEPLSLHLRLSTYDDIFVIQHLHHEFANGEIVPTINAGNDLGPAFKLEPIAETSTYPFNLTRLSRLVAIDLQEVEKIGLEAYHERFGKTAYQTHKVVSEEALANWEGSLP
- a CDS encoding DUF481 domain-containing protein, which codes for MAAELVTVYLDNGDTLSGELLQANEESVSLEVDYLGEVSLPANRLVNLEDLLMASDSETAAVAASDAGVSPATVEGDGIDVTDESLSLGDTGLWSWTRFYWQDFLERWENRLQIGLNSASGRKNQSNFNYRLDMLLDRESDQLRFNAEYYYGKANDSVIKNNFASKLRWRKDIGPGVFYESQSIYSADAIKLIDSNLEQKLGLGTRFIDRDDSTLSAGFGASGRWREFENSEEEVIYLVDIFQDWDYRLSERIRFTQDLRFAMPLEEEDNYEFGFSAAVTSAVTNSINLSLRYEMGYDNSLDEELKEDRRFVSSLGYAF
- a CDS encoding prepilin-type N-terminal cleavage/methylation domain-containing protein, with translation MHKNTSKKGFTLVEIMIVVVIIGLLAAMAIPAFKKVREDSRHSAMDNDARQIGAAAQQYMLESGNTSVTLSYAPGTGVVGAPLDDYVKQIGKNYTFDDNTLDDTATFSITHNLGGTRTYTAEGQKQ